The sequence GCCCTGCCGCTGGCCTTCATCCGAGGGACGCCCTTCTCCGCCTCGCTACTGATTTAGGCACGGATCAGTAACTGATGTCGAGTGGGAAGTGCTGAGTGGAGTCTGGCCCCCACGTTCTGCTCGTGGGGCCCCTTCACGGTGGTCAACTCGTGAGATCGTCAATGCTGTGCTGTACGTGCTGCGTGGTGGGATCGCGTGGAGGGCGCTGCCCCACGACTTTCCGCCCTGGCAAACGGTGTACTACCACTTTCGTCAGTTGAAGATGGCTGGCGCGCCCCGCTTGCCCCCGGAGGTCTCACCTTCTTCAGCGCTTGGGAAAGCGGCTCAGCGGAAAGGTATCGACATTCGCCGAGCGCTGCTGCACGAGGACGCCGCCGTCTACCACGATGAACTGGCCCGTGATGTAGGCCGCGTCGGGTGAGGCCAGAAAGAGCGCGGCGCCCGTCATGTCCCCGGGGGTGCCGTAGCGTCCCAGCGGCACGACCTGCTCGCGGGTACTCAGGTCCTCGCCGCCCAGGCCAGAGGTGTTGATGAAGCCGGGCGTCACGCCGTTGACCCGCACCCCGTAGGGCGCGAGGTCGAGCGCCATCGCGCGCGTCAGGGCCTCGACCCCACCCTTCGCGGCGTCGTAGGCGGTAAAGCCCCGGTGGGCCCGGGTGGCGCCGCCGCTCGACACGTTCAGGATGACTCCCGAGCGCCGCTCCACCATCGCGGGCGCGGCGCGGTGGGAACACAGGAAAACGCTTTTCAGGTTGACGCCGAGCAGCGTATCCCACCACGCCTCGTCCGCTTCCAGAAAATGCCGCTGGTCGCTGGTGATGGCCGCGTTGTTGATCAGGACCTGAGGCGGCCCCCACGCTCGCTCCACCTGACCGAACATTCGGTCCACGTCCCCGGCCTGGGACACGTCGCCGTGCACGGCCAGCGCCTCTCCCCCGGCCTCTCCGATCTCCCGGGCCACAGCGGCGGCGGCCTCTTCCTTCAGGTCGTTGACAGCCACGCGGGCCCCCTCTTCGGCAAAGCGCAGGGCGAAGGCGCGCCCAATGCCCTGGCCGGCGCCGGTGATGAGTGCAGTCATTCCTGTCAAACGGGACATAGCGCCATTGTGACGCGCCGAGCGGCAGATCAGGCCCCCGCGCACCGGTCAGCCCCGTACGGGCAGAACTCCAGAGTCAGGAGCGCCGGCGGGTAGAGTGCCGCGCGCGCAGTACCCCGAAATGCTCGGGCGCCTCCGGGGCCTGCGGGCAGGCGATCAACCCGAGCAGTTGCCGCGCGGCGCTTTCTCCCAGGTGCTGGCTGGGCATCTCCATCAGGGTCAGGGGCGGGGAGAGGTAGGGCGCCAGCGGGTGGTTGCCGAACGCGGCCACCCCGATCTCCTCCGGGATCCGCAGACCCTGGGCGCTCAGGGCCGTCATCAGGCCGATGGCGATCAGGTCGTTGTAGCAGATGACGGCGTCGGGCAGCTCGCCGGCCTGGTGGAGCTGGGCGCTGGCCTGTTCGCCCCCGGGGACATCCGGTGAAGTGGCCCGGATCACCTGGGCTTCCAGACCGGCCCGCGTCAGGGCGGCGCGGTAGCCCCCCTCGCGCTGGGTATCCACCCAGAAGGGCGGCCCCGCCAGGTAACAGATGCGGCGGTAGCCCTGGGCGATCAGGTGCCCGGCGAGCTGCGAGGCGGCGGTGTATTCGTCCACGCGGACGCCAGGCGGTCCCGCCGTGGGGCGCCCTACCGTGACGATGGGCCGCTCGGGGTCGTGCAGCTGCACGAGTTCCTCGTCGCTCAGGCGGGAACCGGCGAGAATCAGGCCGTCGGTCCGGGCGCGCAGCGTTTCGATGAGCTGGCCCTCGCGCTGCGCGTTTTCCTGGGTGTCGACGAGCAGCACCGCGTAGTCGTGCTCCGCCGCCACCTGGCTCGCTCCTTTCACCAGCGCCGTGAAATGCGGATTGAGGATGTCGAGAATCACGATGCCGAGCGCCCGCGCCCGCCCGGTGCTGAGCGTCTGGGCAGGACGACCTCACGCCCCATCAGCGGGCGCAGGCGGACGGCTACCGGGTGATCCCCACCTTCCGTCCGGACGGCCTGCTCCAGATGAACCTGCCCGGCTGGCGGGAGCGGCTGGCAAAGCTCGAAAGCGTCACGGGACGCAGCGTCGGCAGCTACCGCGAGCTGCTCGGTGCCCTGCGCGAGCGGCGTCAGGCGTTCCGGGCGGCGGGCGCGACCGCCACCGACCACGGCGCGGCCACGGTGGGCCTCGCTCCCCTGCCGGAGCAGGAGGCGGAGAGGCTGTTCGGCCTCGCCTTGAAGGGAGAGCTCACCCCCGAGCAGGCCCGGCGCCTGGAGGGCCACGCGCTGTTCGACCAGGCCCGGCTGAGCGCCGAGGAGGACGGCCTGGTGATGCAGCTTCACCTCGGCGCGGCGCGCAACCACAACCGCGAGCTGTTTGAGAAGTACGGCCCGGACATGGGCGCCGACATCCCGCAGCGCGTCGACTGGACGGAGGGCCTGCGCCCCCTGCTGGACGCCTTCGGGAACAGCCCGAAGTTTCGCGCCCTCCTCTTTACCCTCGACGAGAGCACCTACAGCCGCGAACTCGCGCCGCTCGCCGGGCACTACCCCAGCCTGCGCCTCGGCCCGCCGTGGTGGTTCCACGACAGCGTGCGGGGCATCGAGCGGTATCTCGACGCCGTGACCGAGACGGCCACCCTCCACAACACCGCCGGGTTCAACGACGACACCCGCGCCTTTCCCAGCATTCCCGCCCGGCACGAGGTCTGGCGCCGAACGGTCTGCCACTGGCTCGCCGGGCAGGTGGGACGGGGCATCCTCGACCAGGACGCGGCGCGGCACCTGGCCCGGCTGGCGGCACGTGACCTCGCGGTGCAGGCGTACCGGCTCGACCTGAAGTGACTCTCCCGCAGGCGCTCTCAGGCCTGCTGATGGACGCGGCCCTCTGCCCCCGCCCCCCTTTCACGTTCAGGAGGAAGTCATGACGATCATGTTGCCCGGCCAGACGCCGCAGCCGCCCCTCCCGCCCACCCCGGAGGAGCTCATCATGGAGGGTGCGCGCCGCAAGCGCGGCGGCTCGGTGGGCACGCTGTCTTTTTTCAACGCCATCGAGAACCAGGAAGGCAGCCTGCTCAACGTGATCGGGCCGCTGATCCGCAACGGCTTCGGCATCGGCCTGGCCGAGATCGGCGTGATTACGGCGCTGGGCCGCGTCGCCCGCATGGTCTTCGGGCCGCTGTGGAGCATGATCGCCGACCGCTGGGGCCGCAAGAGCGTGCTGATCATCACGGCGTTCTGGGGCGTGTTCACCGTGGCGGCGGGCTTCGCGCAGAATTACCAGCAGTTCCTGCTGCTCTACGGCATCGGCCTCATCGGCACGGTGGCCGCCGAACCCATCAGCAACGGCATCCTCTCCGACCTGTACAAGGACACGGAACGGGGCAAGGCGTTCGGAACGCTGCGCTCCGCGGGCACGTTGCTGGGGCTGGTGATCACGCCCATCCTCGGACAACTGGGGAACATCCCCAACAACGAGGGCTGGCGCTACGGCATGTACATCATGGGCGGCATCGGCCTCGTGACCGGCGCGCTGGTGTGGGCCTTCGTGAAAGACCCCCGCGACGCCCTCAAGAAGGCGGGCCTGCGCCAGGGCAAGGAAGACGAGTTCCGCTTCGCCGACGTGCCCAAGATTCTGGCCATCCCCACCATGGCGCTGCTCGCCGTGCAGCTGTTGCTCATCACCAGCCTGGTGCTGCTCGCGTTCATGATCTTTTTCTTCACCGACGTGCGCAATTACAGCCCCACCGAGGCGACCTACCTCTACACCACCTTCATCGCGGGCTTCGGCATCAGCTCCTTCCTCGGCGGCCTGATGGGCGACTCGTTCGTGAAGCGGATGGGCGACAAGGGCCGCATCGTCCTGATGCAGATCTACCTCGTGCTGTTTGCCGGGATGAGTTTTCTCGCCACCCAGATCGACTGGCCCAGCCGGACCTTCGATTACGGCATCTGGTTCCTGTTCGGGTTGATCGGCTCCATCGGCTTTTCCGGCTGCGTGCTGCCGATGGTCTCTTCCGTGGTGCCGCCGCAGTACCGCTCGACCTCGTTCGCGCTGCTGTTCTCCTTCATCCAGGGCGGCATCGCGGCGATCCTGTCGCTGTACCTCGGCAGGCTCGCGCAGCAGTACGGCCTGCGCCCGGTGTTCCTCTGGCTCGTCACCGTGCCTTACGCCGTCAACGCGCTGTTCTGGTTCCTGTTCTACCGCACCTACCCGCGCGACAAGGCCCGCATGGACGCCCTCGTGCAGGCCAACGCTGCCGCCAACGCCGCCGACTGACCGCCTCCCCCCGAACAAGGAGAATCCCATGCTGTATCCCGTCCAGAACGACAAGCGCAACCGACTCGACCTCAGCGGCATCTGGGACTTCCGGACCGATCCCGACCACGTGGGCGAGGCCGAAGGTTGGTCCCGGGGCCTGAGCGGCGAGATTCTCCCGATGGCCGTGCCCGGGAGCTGGAACGAGCAGTACGCCGACCTGTTCAACTATCTCGACCTCTCGTGGTACGTCCGCCGGACGTATGTGCCGTCCGCCTGGCAGGGCCAGCGCGTCATGCTCCGCGTCGGCTCCGCGCCCTATTACGCGGAGGTGTACGTGAACGGTCAGAAAGTCGGCGCGCACGAGGGCGGACACCTGCCCTTCGAGTTCGACATCACCGATCAGGTGAAGTGGGACGAGGAGAACACCGTCGCCGTCAGCGTGGAAAACAACCTCTCGCCGCAGCGGGTGCCGTCGGGGGATATGGACTCGGCCATCGGCGCCTTCGCGTCCTTTCCCAAGACGACCTACGACTTCTTCCCCTTCGCGGGGCTGCACCGCCCGGTGTGGCTGTACTCGGTGCCGGAGCGGCACATCCGCGACGTGCGGGTGGTGACCGACCTCCAGGGGACGGACGGCGTGGTTCGGGTGACGGTCCATGCGGACGCCGAGACGGGCCGCCTCGACCTCGGCGACGTGGGGGCCCACCTGACCTTCAAGGAAGGCGTGGCCGAGGCCGAACTGCGCGTGCTGGGCGCCCGCCTCTGGTCAGACAAAGACCCCTACCTCTACGATCTGCACGTCCGCACGGAAGGCGACCACTACAGCCTGAAGGTGGGCATCCGCACCGTGGCGGTGGAGGGCGGGAAGATTCTGCTCAACGGCGAGCCGGTCCAGCTCAACGGCTTCGGGCGGCACGAGGACTTCATCGCCAGCGGCAAGGGGCTAAATCTGCCGCTGCTCGTCAAGGACTATCAACTGATGCGCTGGACGGGCGCGAACGCCTACCGCACCAGCCACTACCCCTACTCGGAAGAGGAGATGATGCTCGCGGACCAGGAGGGTTTCCTGATCATCGACGAGATTCCCGCCGTCTCGCTGAACTTCGAGAACGACGAGAACATCGCCGCTAGGCTCAGGATGTGCCAGCAGCAGATTGAGGAGCTGATCGCCCGCGACAAGAACCACCCCTCGGTGGTGATGTGGTGCGTGGCGAACGAGCCGATGCCCGGCAACCTGAAACTCGCCGGGGCGGGCACGAAAGAGGACTACCAGGACGATCCCACCGCCGAGAAGGGCGAAGTGTTCCTCAACACGCTGGTGCGCCAGGCCAAGGACCTCGACCCCACCCGCCCCGTCACCGTCGTCGGCCTGATGGGCGGCCCGACCGCCTGGCTCGCCGAGACGGACGTCATCTGCATCAACCGCTACTGGGGCTGGTACATCCTGGGCGGGCAGCTGGACGAGGCGCGCGCCGGGCTGTCGGCGGAACTCGACCGCCTGTGGGAGCAGTTCGGCAAGCCCATCATCATGACCGAGTTCGGGGCGGACACGATGGCGGGGATGCACGGCCAGCCGCCCGTCATGTGGACCGAGGAATATCAGGCCGACTACATCCGCTTCCACCTCGAGGAGGCCGGGAAGCGCGACTACGTGGCGGGCATGCAGGTCTGGAACTTCGCGGACTTCGCCGCCGTGCAGAGCATCATGCGGGTGGGTGGGCTGAACATGAAAGGCGTGTTCACCCGCCAGCGCACGCCCAAGATGGCGGCGCACGTCCTGCGCGAGTTCTGGACCAAGGGGAAGTAGGTCCGGCTCCGGCGGCCTGCCCGCCTGGCCCCTCCCCCGGTTCATCCCCCTCACGCCCATTCACCAAGGAGCGTCTACCGACCCATGTCCCTGCTGTCCCAGGCCGTCGCCCCCCAGGGCGAACTCCTCGACGAACCGACGATCATCCAGACCCTGGAGCCGCTGCGGGGCCGCTTCACGGGCCAGAAGGTGCTCGTCCTGATTCCCGACCACACCCGCACCCTGCCGCTGCCGCAACTGTTCCGCCTCGTCGCGGACGTGCTCGGGGACGCCTCGCAGCTCGATTTCATGATCGCCCTCGGCACCCACCCGCCGATGACGGACGAGCACATCCGCCAGATTCTCGGTCTGACGGAAGAGGAGCGCCGGGATAACTACGGCCACGTCGGCCTGCTGAACCACGAGTGGGCCGACCCCGAAACGCTCGTCAGCATCGGCACCGTGACGCAGGAGCGGGTCAGGGAGATCGCCGGGGAACGCTGGCACCCCACCCTCGGCGGCGACGTGGACATCCTGATCAACCGCGCGGCGGTGGAGGCCGACGGGATCGTGATTCTCGGGCCGACCTTCCCGCACGAGGTGGTGGGCTTCTCGGGTGGCGCGAAGTACTTCTTCCCCGGCATCAGCGGCGCGGACATGATCAACGTGACGCACTGGCTCGGGGCGCTGGCGGGGGTGCGCGGCACCATCGGCGTCAAGGACACGCCCGTGCGCGCCCTGATCCATGAGGCGGCGACGCACCTGGGGACGCCCACCACCCTGATCGCCCTGGTGGTGCAGGGCGGGGGGCTGGGGGGCATGTTCGTGGGCGACTACCTGGAGGCATGGTCGGCGGCGGCGGACCTGTCGAGCGAGCGGCACATCGTCTGGGTGGAGCAGCCCTACCGCTTCATCCTGTCGGTGGCTCCCCCGATGTACGACGAACTCTGGACGGCGGGCAAGGCGATGTACAAGCTCGACCCCGCGCTGGCCGACGGCGGCGAGCTGGTCATTTACGCACCGCACCTGGAGGAAGTGAGCGTGGTTCACGGGCACTACATCTCCGAGATCGGCTACCACACGGCGCCGTACTTCCTGAACCAGTGGGAGCGCTTCGCCCACGTGCCGCTCGGCGTGGTGGCCCACAGCACCCACGTGCGCGGCGACGGCGCGTGGCTGGACGGCCAGGAGGTGCCGCGCGTGAAAGTGACCCTCGCCAGCCGCATCGGCCCGGAGGAGTGCGCCCGGCTGAACCTCGGCTACCTCGACCCCGACTCCATCAACCTCGAAGACTACGCAGGCCGTGAGGACGAGGGGGTGCTGCTCGTGCGTAAGGCCGGGGAGACGCTGTACCGCTCCCGGGGGGACTCGTGACCACCGCCGCGCCGAAGGTCACCCTGACCTTCGCTGAGATCAGCGGGCGCCTGCACGCCGCCGGCCTTCCCGAGGTGGACGTGGTAGTGGGCATCGCGCGGGGCGGTCTGGTTCCTGCCGCGCTCGTCGCCCACCAGCTCCGCATGCCGCTGTGCATCATGCAGGTGAACTACCGCGACGACGACAACAAACCGCGCGGTGACGAACCCCGGCTGCTTCTGCCCCCTGACCTCGACCTCAGCGGCCAGCGGGTCCTGCTCGTGGACGACGTGAGCGTGAGCGGGGCGACCTTGCGCTTCGCCGCCGGATTGCTGGGGGACGCGGCGCGGGTCACCACCCTCACCCTCAAGGGCAAGGCCGAGATCGTCCTTTTCCCCGAAGTGCGCGCCTGCGTGAACTGGCCCTGGAGCCTGCCGTGAAGACGAACGCCGTGATCGTGATGGGCGTGTCGGGCAGCGGCAAGACCACCATCGGAGCGGCGCTGGCCGGGCGGCTGGGGTGGGCCTTCGCCGACGCCGACGACTACCACCCTGCCGCCAACCGCGAGAAGATGAGCCGGGGCATCCCTCTGACCGACGAGGACCGCGCGCCCTGGCTGCTGACCCTGCACGAACTGATCGCCGAGCACGTGCGCCAGGAGAGGCCGCTGGTGCTCGCCTGCTCGGCCCTCAAGGCGCGGTATCGCCGCACGCTGATCGACGAGCTCCCGGGTGTGCGGGTCGTCTTCGCGCAGGGCAGCCGGGAGCTGATCGCCGGACGGATGAGCGCGCGGCAGCACTTCATGCCGGTGGCGCTGCTCGACAGCCAGCTCGCCACGCTCGAACCCCCCGAGGACGCCCTGACCGCCGATATCCGCCTGCCGCTCGAGGAGATCACCCGGCAGCTCGCCGAGGCGCTGGCTGACCCGGCCTGATCCTCTGCCCCCTTCCACAAAGGAGCGTTCCATGACCCAGCCCACCCCGGAAGTCGTTCCCGCCGCCCAGCATCCCGCCCAGGCCGACATCGGCGTGATCGGGCTCGCCGTGATGGGCGAGAACCTGATCCTGAACATGGCGAGCAAGGGCTTCACCGTCGTCGCCTTTAACCGCACCGTCAGTAAGGTCGCCGAATTCACCAGCGGACGGGCGAAGGGCCAGACCATCATCGGCGCGGCCACGCTGGAGGAGTTCGTGGCGGCCCTGGCGTCCCCGCGCAAGGTCATGCTGATGGTCAAGGCCGGGCAGGCGGTGGACGACTTCATCGCCCTCGTGAAGCCGCACCTGGACCCCGGCGACATCATCATCGACGGGGGCAACAGCCACCCCGCCGACTCCACCCGGCGAACCAAGGAGCTTGCCGCTGACGGCCTGTTCTTCGTGGGCACGGGCGTCTCCGGCGGGGAGGAAGGCGCCCTGACCGGCCCCAGCATCATGCCCGGCGGCAACTCCCTGGCGTGGGAGGCGGTGGGGCCCATCTTCCAGGGCATCGCGGCCCGCGCCTCCGACGGCTCGCCCTGCTGCGAGTGGGTGGGACCGGAGGGCGCCGGACATTTCGTGAAGATGGTCCACAACGGGATCGAGTACGCCGACATGCAGATGATCGCCGAGGCGTACCACCTGCTGCGCGAGGTCGGCGGCCTGACCCCGCCCGAACTGGCTTCCGTCTTCGCCGAGTGGAACAAAGGCGAGCTGAACTCCTACCTCATCGAGATCACCGCCGACATCCTGAGCAAGACGGACGAGGAGACGGGCGAGCCGCTGGTGGACGTGATTCTCGACGCCGCCGGACAGAAGGGCACCGGCAAGTGGACCAGCGTGGCGGCCCTGGACGCGGGCAGTCCCGCCGCGACCATCGCCGAGGCCGTCTTCGCCCGCGCGATGAGCGCCCTCAAGGACGAGCGGGTGGCCGCCAGCCACCTCCTGCCCGGCCCGGACGCCCCGGTATCCGTCGCCGACCGGGACGTCTTCGTGGAGGGGGTGCGGCAGGCCCTCTACGCGAGCAAGATCGCCGCCTACGCCCAGGGCTTCCAGCTCCTGAAACTCAGTGCCCAGGACGCGGGGTGGCACCTCGACTTCGCCAGCATCGCGCGGATGTGGCGCGCGGGGTGCATCATCCGCGCGGCTTTCCTCGACCGGGTGGCCGACGCGTTTGGCGAGCAACACGACCTGCCCAACCTGCTGCTCGCGCCCTATTTCCGCGAGGCCATCGCGGACGCGCAGGGGGCGTGGCGGCAGGTGGTGAGCACGGCGGTCCTGAGTGGCATCCCCACCCCCGCCTTTTCCAGCGCGCTGGCGTACTACGACGGCTCGCGCACCGCTCGCCTGCCCGCGAACCTGCTCCAGGCCCAGCGCGATTACTTTGGGGCGCACACCTACGAGCGAACCGACCGCCCGCGCGGCGAGTTTTTCCACACCAACTGGACCGGACGCGGCGGCACGACGGCGAGCAGCACCTACAACGCCTGAGCCGGAGCACGGAGGCGGTGTGCGCGCTTCCGGGGAAGCGCGCCGCGAGTTCAGCATGCCGGACGTCCTTGCCCCCAAGGAGGGCGAGGACCATGAGGGAGAGCAGCTCGACCTGATTCTTGCGGAACTCCGGGAAGTGCGCGGTGAAGCAGCGGGTCAACTTGGCCAGGACATCGGGGGACGCGTCTCGTTCTCGCGTGTCAGCCGAACTTTTTCAAGCCCTACCGGAAACTGTCGGGGACCGAGATTACAGCCTCTCCAGGGTCCGCGTCAGGCCCACTTCGAGCTGCACCTGCGGCTTCCAGCGGAGCAAGGTGCCGGCCACTGTGATGTCGGGCTTGCGCTTCTTCGGATCATCCCCCGGCAACGGCTCGTACCGCAGCTCCAGCGTCCTCCCCAGCACGCCTTCCATTACCTCGACCAAGTTCAACATCGTGTACTCATCGGGATTCCCGAGGTTCACCGGTTCGTGATAGGCCACCGCCATCAGACGTGAGATCCCCTCCACCAGGTCGTCGATGTACTGAAAACTGCGTGTCTGTGAGCCGTTGCCGTAGATCGTGAGCGGCTCCCCGCGAAGGGCCTGATCCACGAAGTTGGTGATCACGCGCCCATCGTCCAGGCGCATGCGGGGCCCGTAGGTGTTGAAGATGCGGATGATGCGGGTATCGACCCCCAGCGTCCGGTGATACGCCATCGTGATCGCCTCGGCGTAGCGCTTGCCCTCGTCGTAGCAGCTCCGCACGCCGTTGGGGTTGACGTTGCCCCAGTAGGTTTCCGGCTGGGGATGGACGAGGGGATCTCCGTAGACCTCGCTGGTGCTCGCCAGGAAGAACCGGGCGCCGTGCCGGTGCGCCAACTCCAGCCCATTCTGGGTGCCCTGCGCGCCCACCATCAGCGTCTCGATGGGGTACTGCTGATAGTGGGGGGGGCTGGCCGGGCTGGCAAAATGCATGACCCAGTCCAGCGGCTCACCGCCGTAGGGAATGCCCTGAACGACGTCGGCCTCTAGAAACCGGAAGTGCGGATGGCCGAGAAAGAGCGCGGTGTTCTGGGGCTGCCCACTGATGTAGTTGTCGACCCCGATCACGGTGTGCCCTTCTCCCAGGAAGCGCTCGACAAGGTGACTGCCGACGAAGCCCGCGCTGCCCGTGATCAGGATCCTGAGGGGCGCGCTGCTGGCGGTGCTGGGAGCCGCAGGAGGGGTCATGACGGCACGGGGCCCGCTTTCAGTACGGCGCGTCCCACCTGCTCGATCTCGGCGGCGAGGGGCGTGCGGATGATGTTGCGGGCATCGATGATCACGGCTTCACGCATGCGGTGGGTCATGGCGGCCCAGTCGAGCGCGCGGTACTCGTTCCATTCCGTGGCGATAATCACCGCGTCGGCCCGGTCGAACACAGCCTCGATACTGTCTGCGGCCTGGTAGGTCAGATGCGCCCACTCGCGCGCCGCGCGCGGCATGGCAATCGGGTCGTGCGCGGTGACGCGCGCCCCGAGTTGAACCAGGCGCTGGATCAGGTCATGCGCGGGGGCGTCCCGCAGATCGTCGGTGTTGGGCTTGAAGGCCATGCCGAGCACCCCCACCTTCTTTCCCTTGAGGGTTTTGAGGTGCCGCAGCAGCTTGTCAATCACGACGCGGCGCTGGCGGTAGTTCACGTCGATGGCCGCCCGCAGGATCGGCATATCGTAGTCGTGCTCGTCCCCCGCGCTGATCAGGCCCTGGGTGTCTTTCCCGAAGCAGCTCCCGCCCCAGCCCAGCCCAGCCTGCAAGAAGCGCAGGCCGATGCGGGTATCGAGCCCGATGCCGGTGGTGACTTCCTCGATGTCGGCCCCGACCCGCTCGCACAGGCCCGCGACCTCGTTGGCGAAACTGATTTTCAGCGCGAGGAAGGCGTTGGCCGCGTACTTGATCATCTCGGCGCTCTGGAGGGTCGTTCTGACCACCGCGGGACGGGTAAAACCCTCGGGACGCGGCGTGGCCGGCGGCGGCGTGAAGCTCTGCTCGATCAGGGGGGCATAGAGCTTGACCATGCAGTCGAGGGCCTCGGTCGATCCCCCCAGCACGATGCGGTCGGGGTAGAGGCTGTCGGCCAGCGCGGTGCCCTCACGGAGAAACTCGGGATTGCTGACGACGGTGTGCCGGGCCAGATCGAAGGTCAGGGCATTGTCTTCGAGAATGCGCTGCACGAAATCGCCCGTGCCGATGGGCACGGTGCTTTTGTTGACAATCACCAGAGGCCGGGCATCGAGATGGGCGGCGATGCTGGCCGCCGCCGCGGTCACGTAGCGCAGATCGGGCGTGCCGTCGGAGCTGGGCGGGGTGCCCACGCAGATGAACACCACGTCCGCGTCCGCGACCGCCGCGTAATCGGTGGTCCAGGTCAGGCGCTCACCCTGGGCCGCGAGCAGGGCATCAAGCCCCGGCTCGTGGATGGGCACCTCACCCCGTTGCAGCTGGGCCACCCGGTCCAGATCCACGTCGATGCCGGTGACCTGATAGCCGAGATGCGCCAGCAAACCTGCCGTTCCCAGACCCACGTACCCTGCACCCACCACAGCCACTTTCTTCGGGTCACATGTCTTCACAAGAATCTCCTTCCCCAGGGGGAGAGTTGACAGGAGGGCGCGCATACTTCATGGCCCACCCGAACGCCTACAGCAACGGCTCCTTTATTGGAGGGATATCCGACAGCGCATTCTATCTGCCTGCACTGACACAATATTGAACGGCCCCCTTGTTTCAGAGGTGTTCTCGCAAGGGGTCGAACGCCAAAACGAAAACCCCGCTCCTCCAGGGAACGGGGCCGAGGTTCTTCAGCCGCCTGAGCTCAGGCACCCTGAGACTCAAAGGCCGCAAAGGGGGCGAAGTCCTGGGGCTCCCCCTCCCCCACCTCAGCGACCAACGCCGCGAGCGCGAGCGGAATCGCGGCGTCCCAGCCCTGGGGATGACAGGCGGCGGGGTAGGGCACGGGGGGGGTATGCGGCTCCCGGGGAAAGCCGGCGAACAGCTCGCTCAGCCGCTGGTCGGGGGCCGCGA is a genomic window of Deinococcus reticulitermitis containing:
- a CDS encoding SDR family NAD(P)-dependent oxidoreductase translates to MSRLTGMTALITGAGQGIGRAFALRFAEEGARVAVNDLKEEAAAAVAREIGEAGGEALAVHGDVSQAGDVDRMFGQVERAWGPPQVLINNAAITSDQRHFLEADEAWWDTLLGVNLKSVFLCSHRAAPAMVERRSGVILNVSSGGATRAHRGFTAYDAAKGGVEALTRAMALDLAPYGVRVNGVTPGFINTSGLGGEDLSTREQVVPLGRYGTPGDMTGAALFLASPDAAYITGQFIVVDGGVLVQQRSANVDTFPLSRFPKR
- a CDS encoding LacI family DNA-binding transcriptional regulator: MILDILNPHFTALVKGASQVAAEHDYAVLLVDTQENAQREGQLIETLRARTDGLILAGSRLSDEELVQLHDPERPIVTVGRPTAGPPGVRVDEYTAASQLAGHLIAQGYRRICYLAGPPFWVDTQREGGYRAALTRAGLEAQVIRATSPDVPGGEQASAQLHQAGELPDAVICYNDLIAIGLMTALSAQGLRIPEEIGVAAFGNHPLAPYLSPPLTLMEMPSQHLGESAARQLLGLIACPQAPEAPEHFGVLRARHSTRRRS
- a CDS encoding MFS transporter; amino-acid sequence: MTIMLPGQTPQPPLPPTPEELIMEGARRKRGGSVGTLSFFNAIENQEGSLLNVIGPLIRNGFGIGLAEIGVITALGRVARMVFGPLWSMIADRWGRKSVLIITAFWGVFTVAAGFAQNYQQFLLLYGIGLIGTVAAEPISNGILSDLYKDTERGKAFGTLRSAGTLLGLVITPILGQLGNIPNNEGWRYGMYIMGGIGLVTGALVWAFVKDPRDALKKAGLRQGKEDEFRFADVPKILAIPTMALLAVQLLLITSLVLLAFMIFFFTDVRNYSPTEATYLYTTFIAGFGISSFLGGLMGDSFVKRMGDKGRIVLMQIYLVLFAGMSFLATQIDWPSRTFDYGIWFLFGLIGSIGFSGCVLPMVSSVVPPQYRSTSFALLFSFIQGGIAAILSLYLGRLAQQYGLRPVFLWLVTVPYAVNALFWFLFYRTYPRDKARMDALVQANAAANAAD
- the uidA gene encoding beta-glucuronidase, whose protein sequence is MLYPVQNDKRNRLDLSGIWDFRTDPDHVGEAEGWSRGLSGEILPMAVPGSWNEQYADLFNYLDLSWYVRRTYVPSAWQGQRVMLRVGSAPYYAEVYVNGQKVGAHEGGHLPFEFDITDQVKWDEENTVAVSVENNLSPQRVPSGDMDSAIGAFASFPKTTYDFFPFAGLHRPVWLYSVPERHIRDVRVVTDLQGTDGVVRVTVHADAETGRLDLGDVGAHLTFKEGVAEAELRVLGARLWSDKDPYLYDLHVRTEGDHYSLKVGIRTVAVEGGKILLNGEPVQLNGFGRHEDFIASGKGLNLPLLVKDYQLMRWTGANAYRTSHYPYSEEEMMLADQEGFLIIDEIPAVSLNFENDENIAARLRMCQQQIEELIARDKNHPSVVMWCVANEPMPGNLKLAGAGTKEDYQDDPTAEKGEVFLNTLVRQAKDLDPTRPVTVVGLMGGPTAWLAETDVICINRYWGWYILGGQLDEARAGLSAELDRLWEQFGKPIIMTEFGADTMAGMHGQPPVMWTEEYQADYIRFHLEEAGKRDYVAGMQVWNFADFAAVQSIMRVGGLNMKGVFTRQRTPKMAAHVLREFWTKGK
- a CDS encoding lactate racemase domain-containing protein; the encoded protein is MSLLSQAVAPQGELLDEPTIIQTLEPLRGRFTGQKVLVLIPDHTRTLPLPQLFRLVADVLGDASQLDFMIALGTHPPMTDEHIRQILGLTEEERRDNYGHVGLLNHEWADPETLVSIGTVTQERVREIAGERWHPTLGGDVDILINRAAVEADGIVILGPTFPHEVVGFSGGAKYFFPGISGADMINVTHWLGALAGVRGTIGVKDTPVRALIHEAATHLGTPTTLIALVVQGGGLGGMFVGDYLEAWSAAADLSSERHIVWVEQPYRFILSVAPPMYDELWTAGKAMYKLDPALADGGELVIYAPHLEEVSVVHGHYISEIGYHTAPYFLNQWERFAHVPLGVVAHSTHVRGDGAWLDGQEVPRVKVTLASRIGPEECARLNLGYLDPDSINLEDYAGREDEGVLLVRKAGETLYRSRGDS
- a CDS encoding phosphoribosyltransferase — encoded protein: MTTAAPKVTLTFAEISGRLHAAGLPEVDVVVGIARGGLVPAALVAHQLRMPLCIMQVNYRDDDNKPRGDEPRLLLPPDLDLSGQRVLLVDDVSVSGATLRFAAGLLGDAARVTTLTLKGKAEIVLFPEVRACVNWPWSLP
- a CDS encoding gluconokinase; protein product: MKTNAVIVMGVSGSGKTTIGAALAGRLGWAFADADDYHPAANREKMSRGIPLTDEDRAPWLLTLHELIAEHVRQERPLVLACSALKARYRRTLIDELPGVRVVFAQGSRELIAGRMSARQHFMPVALLDSQLATLEPPEDALTADIRLPLEEITRQLAEALADPA